A window of Ptychodera flava strain L36383 chromosome 1, AS_Pfla_20210202, whole genome shotgun sequence contains these coding sequences:
- the LOC139138109 gene encoding uncharacterized protein has translation MVDSADVLSVLAEKFAKMTALYESGDIKSFIEHYTEDCRFLLPGKEVQNGRKVVEDILQSMKTSGITKMAITQEEAAGFGDLAYSCGTFSSFKDDGSLIDSDKFLLILKKKDGNFYIHIDCGNSTGDGKKP, from the exons ATGGTCGATTCAGCTGATGTACTCTCTGTTCTCGCCGAAAAGTTTGCCAAAATGACGGCCCTGTATGAGTCAGGAGATATAAAATCATTCATTGAACATTACACTGAAGACTGCAGGTTTCTTCTACCTGGTAAGGAGGTGCAGAATGGGCGGAAAG TTGTTGAGGACATCCTCCAGTCGATGAAGACTAGTGGTATTACTAAGATGGCCATCACTCAAGAAGAAGCAGCTGGTTTTGGAGACCTGGCGTACAGCTGCGGTACATTTTCCTCGTTCAAAGATGATGGATCACTTATCGATAGCGACAAATTTCTCCTTATcttgaagaaaaaagatggCAATTTCTACATACACATTGATTGTGGCAACAGTACTGGAGATGGCAAGAAACCCTGA
- the LOC139140169 gene encoding uncharacterized protein, whose protein sequence is MMDLYESGDIKSYSEHFSEDCRLLLPGKEVQNGRKAIYDILQSMKTSGTAKMAITQKEAAGFGDLAYSCGTYSTLKEDGSLIDTEKFLVILKKINGNYYLHIDCNNSNGDGDSEKPY, encoded by the exons ATGATGGATCTGTATGAGTCTGGAGATATCAAATCATACAGTGAACACTTCTCTGAAGACTGCAGGCTACTTCTACCAGGCAAGGAGGTGCAGAATGGGCGCAAAG CTATTTACGACATCCTCCAGTCAATGAAGACCAGTGGCACTGCTAAGATGGCTATCACACAAAAAGAGGCAGCTGGTTTTGGAGACCTGGCGTACAGCTGCGGTACATATTCCACGCTCAAAGAAGATGGATCGCTTATCGATACCGAAAAGTTTctcgtcatcttgaagaaaataaatggCAATTACTATTTACACATTGATTGCAACAATAGTAACGGAGATGGAGACAGCGAGAAACCTTAttga